One Microtus pennsylvanicus isolate mMicPen1 chromosome 10, mMicPen1.hap1, whole genome shotgun sequence genomic window, TAGCTCTtataattattgtttattttttaaatcaatttaaaagatGTAAGCACACTTGCAGAGATCATTATTGCATGCATTGTCTTTTATGATggcctttgtgtgtgttttacattTGTCTTGTAGGAAGCTGATGGAACTTTGGACTGCATCAGCATGGCCCTGACGTGCACCTTTAACAGGTGGGGCACACTGCTTGCAGTTGGCTGTAACGATGGCCGAATTGTTATTTGGGATTTCTTGACAAGAGGCATTGCTAAAATAATTAGTGCACACATCCATCCAGTCTGTTCTTTGTGGTAAggaattttgattttatttactttattttttgtggtATTAAAGATTGAATCCAGGACCGCATACATTCTGGGCTAACACTACTACTGAGTTAAATAAATACCTCAgacccatgattttttttttctttttttaaaatgtgtataggtatgtttgcatgtatggtgtatgcgtgtgtatgcatatggaggccaggaTTAATTGCAGGTATTGTAGATCTGGTAGGAACGGCACCCCAGTCTTTCTGTGTGCAGACTTGAACTTAGTCCCTCATAGTTAAATCCTTATTTTTGCCATCATTTGTCCCCAGAGTCTAGGAAGTGCATTTGCCTCATCTCTGATACAAATGATCATGAGTATTTTCTGAACACTCTTTATATGCCAGGCATTGGATTAAGAAATATAGAATTAGAATtagagtgtatatatatatatatatatatatatatatatacactctgATTCTTTCAGTAGTCCTCTATAAGTAAAGACTTTCTCCTTCCTATCATAGATACGAAATTGAAGCCCAGAAAAACTATACAGTTCTCTAAGATCACACAGCTATAAGGTTAAGTAATGTTTAGGTTGTGAGCTTCTATTCTTTTTGCTTTGGCTGCTAAGTTCTTCAATAAAAAGCATTTTTCATATTTGGGTTcatattaatttgtttttctttatgtttcttctgtattttctttctctgattccTGCCTTCTGTGGGTTACTTGAACAAATATAGGGTTTTAtattgattcagtgtttcgttgtgtaccctttaGTAGTTACTAGATTAAGCACAGTCTAAAATACCCCAGGGCTGACTTTGCAACAGTTCAGATAAGGTATAGAGCCCTTGCCTTCTTTCCCTTGATGCCTCTTTTGTATAAAATGTAATTCCCTTACACATTTCCTCTGCATACATTGTAACCAGCACAAGACAAATCTGTAGTGTTCTAAGattccattttatctttttctttccatttagagAACTTGGTTTAGAGCCTCTTTGTTattgtgggtttgttttgtttttgagacagggttctacATATATAGAACCctctctatatagaccaagctgttTTTCAGCTCAGAGAGAttatcctgcctctgtctcaggagTGCCGTGATTAAAGGGTGTGCCATCATGTCTGACTCCTGGtctctatagttttttttttttttatgagaaatTGTTATCTTTGTGTTACTGTTTTTATATAGATGAGATGCCACTTTCCTATTACCACTTTTAAGACTTAAGATTGAGGATGTTTCTACATTCAACATATGCTTGtgttttggaattttttatttttgttttattaagttttttgatgttataattatagttacatAATTTaccccttcctgtttctcccttCAAACCCTTCCATGTACCACAccccttgctctctttaaaattcatagctttttttctttaatttttcgtgtgtgtgtctgtgtacacacactcacacatattcataaatatgtgAATATAACCTGCTCAATAATATGGTATTTGaatgtgtatgttttcatttgatatttgatAACCATTTTTTGTGCTCTTCTGAGGAAGATTTTTGTTCTCAACcctccttagttgcctgtagttcatTGTCTATGGTTGAGAACTGTAAACTTTTCTCCATCCACATTGGCATGTCTGTTGTCTTTGTTCATCCGGTGTTGGGCCATTATGTTGGTGAggctttatgggtgtagcttcgtgatattcctaggagacacaatctcacagcaaacttcctatTCCTCTGGTTCTTAGAATCTTTCTACCCCATCTTCTATAATGCTCCGCCAGCCTTACGTGCAGGAGTTGTGGTGCGGGTTTACCAGTTAGGACTGGGCTCCActactctgcattttgattggttgcagttttctgtaatggtcttcaTCTGTTGCAGAGAGAGATTTCCTTAGTGGGAGTCTTTTGGGCAGCTctaaccaacaactcaaaagagagtTTCTCATGCCTGCTGTTGATGGCCTTGTGTATTTAGGCTGGCCTTAAGTTAGttatggatgaccttgaacttctgatcctcctttatctcccaagtgccaagattacaagtgtgtgtccCTGTGCCAGGTTTTGTGCAGTCTTAGGAATGCTAAGCAAGGTCTGTATCAACTAAGCTATGTCCCCAACTCCTGGAATGGTTTCTTTGACTTATATTGTTTGATTTCAGTCACCTGTTTTTAGtcggtagggtttttttttattttttgttatatttggAGAAATTTAACTGTTATTTCTTCCAATACTTTGAAGCCATACTCTGTTCTTTGTAGGACTCTGATGACGTGgatattaaattatttgttgTTGTCTGATCCCTGAGCTTGTGTTCCTCCCACCCATACTATTATCCATgttgagtatttttttattttttgagttaacTGTTTCTTATCTTTCCTCCACTCCATTGACTGCTGGATTCTTCTACTGAATTTTTACTTTGAGTTATTATTTTCAGTTAGAGTTCCCTTTACAGAGGCTGCTGGTAGGTTGGAAATAGAGACTCTCCATGGGTCTCTGCTGACATCATCCTATTTGGGAAGGACAGAAGGCCctgagccttctttctttctgttggccttcacaggcactgtGATGGTGAGATCTCACTAATGAAGCCGTTTCCACTCTCATCTCATAGCATCTGTGATAAGTCATAGAGGCCTCATTAGAGCAAGGTCAGGGTGCAAGTCTAGCTGTCTGTCCAGACCATGCTGATGAGGACAagtgggtgcaggtttttctctAGGACTTGTCTGcgtggggaaagaaagggaggattgTGTGTAACTGTTGGCATTATCCGGTTGTTGACTTCTTTACCTAGTTCCAGATAtctgaagcaggaagaaaatCCAGGGAGTTTAGTCTTGAGTCATTCATTGGGCTCTGCTGTCTCTAACTAGTCAGTCTACCTTCCGGTCTTTGTTTAACAAAATGTCTAGTATACTTAGCTGCATTTAAGATATgactattcatttttaatttttattgtttttgcttttgaaatagacagtctgtagctcagactgtcctggaattcatgatcttccttcccccacctcctgagtgctaggattgcaggcacatTATTTTGAAATAGCATGTTTGTCTCTTTTGTCTTGTTGGTGCTGTCATGGAGTACTTTAGGAAACTCACATGTTCTTTATCCCTGAAACTCCTCAGGTCCTTTTTGTTTCACGTTCTTAAAGGTCAGCTGATTTGGGAACTTAACTAAGACACTCAAGTTTGTTATTTTGGGTGCTAACTGTAGTGTTATTTTGAAATAGGGCCGTGACTATATATAAACAGTacaagagccaggcatggtggcacattcctatCTATATTCCTAGCActtaggaaatggaggcaggaagttgtgagttcagggtcagcttgGGTATGTAATAAGAAAGTTTGTTataaatcccagtacttgggaggcagaggcaggcggatctctgtgagttcgagaccagcctggtctacagagctagttccaggacaggctccaaagccacagagaaaccctgtctcgaaaaaccaaaaaaaaaaaaaaaaaagaaagaaaaagaaagtttgatTTAACTTTATAGATTTaactatactttaaaaaatgttgacATGTGCAATTAggtcactgttttttttaaatttatttatttattatttatacagtgttctgtctgcaggccagaagagggaaccagatcaaattacagatggttgtgagccaccatatggttgctgggaattgaactcaggacctctggaagagcaaccagtgctcttaacctctgagctatctctccagcccccttttaaacttttttttaaagatttatttactatgcatacaatgttctgtagGTCACTGTTTTATCCATAGtagtgttatatatatattttacctgGTGCTGTGTGCTAAATTCACCTCTGTTTCTCCCCGTAGTTGGAGTCGAGATGGTCATAAGCTTGTGAGTGCTTCTACAGATAACATAGTGTCGCAGTGGGATGTTCTATCAGGCGATTGCGACCAGAGGTTTCGATTCCCTTCACCCATCCTAAAAGTCCAATATCATCCTCGAGATCAGTATGTTTAAGATATTCTTTTCCTAGGGCGGGGTCTCATTCTGAGTGGATTAGCTTTGGGCTCTGACAACTTCAGATTGAGGTTTTAAGAGGCAAACACAACAGCTTTTCAAACCTATATAAAGTAATTTTTGTGCTTAGGTTAGTTCTACTGAATATATTATAAGGAGATTGTAACTGATCAATATTAAGACTTTGGAAATGACCAAAGGTGGGAATGATGTAATGAGTGGGCCCTGGCTTTGATTCTTTAGAATCCTTTAGTATGAAGAAACAATTTACTATTAAGACTGCACTTAAGGAAAAGTTGCCTAGTATTCCATTACTCAGACACAGCTTTTCACTTCTTGGGATCTCTCATAATCTACTTCTCTGTAAGTATGATGATCATTATATGTGCCTAAAGCCCAGGCCATATCTGATATACATATACttgttaatataattaaaaatcagtattttgtttttactttaattaGTATATTACTGgtttactaaatatttttagtaaataaaataatcacattttatTTGTCGAGATAGGCTCTGTCTGAGTCTGTTCCCTGTTACTAGGTGTGTAGACTTTATGTGATTTCACCATTTCACATTTGCTGGGGCTGGGAGAGCCAGTGAGGAAGTGGTCAGGGACCAGGGATAAAGGACAGGGACTCCATCTGTTGATACCATAGCAATAGCCAATAtgtgttcatatttttaaacagGAACAAGGTTCTCGTGTGTCCCATGAAATCTGCTCCTGTCATGTTGACCCTTTCAGATTCCAAACATGTTGTTCTGCCGGTAGACGATGACTCCGATTTGAACGTGGTGGCTTCTTTTGATAGGCGAGGGGAATATATTTATACAGGAAATGCAAAAGGCAAGGTAAGCTGTGAGGTCAGTGAAGAAAGACTGGGCATCTGCCTTGGCCCATATTTACTTCTACTTTCAGGCTCTTTTCTCCCTGGAATAATCCCCGAATGGAAATGTAGCTAAGTTTTCTTTCGTGCCTTAATAATCATTTCTGTGCTTTGAATTAGAGTAGATTATTTGATTTAGATAAGGAATGGAGACAGTGTGGCagcttattttataaaattctttcagcacttgggaagcagagacaggaggatcactgcaagttcgAGAACAGTCTGAATTAAATGGTGATCCAGGCTAGCTTTGGCCTGCACAGCAAGACCTCTCTCAAGACGCTAAGAGAAGGAACAGAAGAGAAAGCCTGGGTGTAACTTAgctgtaaagtgcttgctgtatatGTAAGAGGCTGTGGTTACTCCCCAGagccagagaaaacaaaaaaggacagAAGGGTCTTGACCAGTAGTAGTAATGAAgagaataatatttaaaagtcatcACCTAGAGCATGCTGGTAAAAATGGCTTAATATCTAGTTGTACAAAAACCCCgtataaacatgcacacaaagaaaCACGGTATAATTCAGGCCAATTTAACTAGAGTACTGAGACTATCTTTTTTTCCTTGTTAAACTTGTCCTTTGTGGTGTTTGGAAGTGTAGACTTTTGGGGGGTAGTACATTATAGGTGTTTGTTCCGGtagcagttttttaaaaattgtggttAAGGTAAATATTAACAGCTGTAGAATGTGTGCCTCCATGCGTGAAGAACTGAAGATGATGCACATAAGCTTTTAAACTCCTCTTGAACATTCACAGTGTTCAGGTCAGCAGGACTCAGTACCTGGTGGTACTCAACAGCAGCCTCTGCAGACTGAGCGGCTGTCAGAGAGGGCTGTCCCAGTCCCTGGCGGCTGTCAGCCCGTTTCCTGTTGATTTGACCACTGTAAGCACTTTATAGGAATGGGATAATACTGTATTCCCCGTTTGCAGCTGGTATATCTCGTACAGCATTGTGTCATCAAGGTAGCTATGTTAAACTGTGTGTCAGAATTTCCCTCCTCTTCAAAGTTTAATCGTATTGTATGTATATGCCACATTTTACCTATTTCTCTGTCAGTGGATTCTAGGGTTGTTGCCACTTGTTGCCTGTTGTGAATAATGTTAATCATCGTGTTTTAAGAGTAGATGGTTAAAACTCTGTAGTTTATTGAAAGAAGTAAAACATAATACCAGTTAGTGAGATGGAATATATAGGACTCAAGATGCTTGACTTTTGCTACGTCTCTGcacaatttaaaaacaagtcAGATCTGATTACTAGTAGTCACcagaatatttacttttttatttttgttctgtaaACTTCAGATCTTGGTCCTAAAAACAGACTCTCAGGATCTTGTTGCTTCCTTCCGAGTAACAACAGGAACAAGCAATACTACAGCCATTAAGTCAATTGAGTTTGCCCGGAAAGGGAGGTGAGTGAGGCCTTGTCTTCCTGTGTGtatggagtttttgtttttgtaacagaatctcactacatagctcaggatggcccagctcttgtgatcctcctacctcagcttcctgagtcaAAGATTATGGAAtggcactaccacacccagtgaTGTCTttgattttcttagtttttttctttttttttatgtttgtttgtttgtttatttattatgtatacaatattctgtctgtgtgtatgtctgcaggcccgaagagggcaccagacctcattacagatggttgtgagccaccacatggttgctgggaattgaactcaggacctttggaagagcaggcaatgctcttaaccactgagccatctctccagccctagtttttttttcttaagtgagTGGAATGCAAATAATAATTTTCCGTGTGTgataatttattagatttattaaaGCTGTTAGAATCTCTGTCTGGTTCTTAGGTTCATAAAATTTCCCTTATTGAACTAGTAGTCACATCTTTGTTGTTGGGAGGTTGCCAGGCAGCTCCTTTACAGAAAAGATGTTTAAGTGTTGTTGCTTAGAATCAAAATGCCTGGCACATAGCACTGAgtgagaattttaaatatttcacgTACTTATCTTTAGCAGTGCTAGGGGCAGAACTCCAGGGCCTTCCTGACAAGTGCTCTAAAACTGAGGTACATCCCCAGTCCCAAATATGCTTACaacctgtcttagttactgtttctgtgatgaaacaccatgaccaaaagcgacTCGAGGAGGAAGGTTTCTTTTGCTCATAGTTCCGTATAACAAATCATCATTAAAAGCAGTGAGGGCACAAacccaagcagggcaggaacctggaggcaggaggcatggcaaaggccatggaggggtgctgcgaactggcttgctccccgtgaCTTACTCAGCtcctttcttctagaacccagggccaccagcccatgaatggcaccacccacaaagggctgggccctcccccaacAATCAGTAATTAAGAGAAGACTCTACAGCCAGATGttatggaggaattttctcagttgagattcccttctttcagatgactctagcttgtgtcaagttgacataaagctagccagcacGTAACCTGGACTGGTGTCACAGAATTTATATCCCAGTTGAGCATGCACTTAAAATGTGCTAACTGGTTTAATTCCAGATGTTCCCCTGAGTTTGTAAGATGTAGATGGActgacagaaacaagaaaaaaatggcttGTCAGTCGGCAGCAGCACTCATTCTCTTTTTAGGAGCATTCAGTGTTTGGGGTACGTTCACCTTCAAAGTGCGTGGTGTATCTGGGGATTGAAGTTGGAGtctcatgctaggcaaacactccaccactgagcaacAGCCCAGTCACTCAGATTGCTCTTGAGTCAAGAATAACTAAGTCAtgtaaaaacaaggaaagaaaaagaagccatgcatttgagagaaaagggagagagggttaCACGGAAGAAGttaaggggaggaaagggtcggggggaaatgatgtaattataatttccaAAAAGCTggccggtggtggtgcacacctttaatctcagctcttgagaGAcagaaggcggaggcaggtggatctctgagtttgaggccagcctggtctacagagtgagttccaggacagctagggctgttacacagagaaaccctgtctcgaaaaataaaaaacaaacaaacaaaatagttaATAGAGACCGtaagaaaatgatgaaaaacatatttttaaacaaatttcctTTATTGTTACAATAAAAagttagccattttaaaagtGACATATTTAAGGCCAGAGAactagctcagcaggtaaagaagcTGGCTACCAggatctacatggtggaaggagagacctgacttcCAAGTTGTCTTCTCTCCTCCATAAGTGTGCTATGGCATATGCATCCCctccccaaacaaataaacataatttagaaAATACACATTTAGCTTATTGACTCATTAAAAATCTTACAATGTTTGAAACAGGCCAATAAATGCAGTATTTAATGAATCTTGCACATTGCAAACTTGTGAATTGAGTGGGCTGGCTTCAGTTCAGAGGTCTTAGATCTCAGTTAAGTCCAGACAGTATTAACATGAGGTTTGGGAATATACAGGACAAAGCACACATATTTTCACTTCATTGGTTTGGAGTGACAAGAAGATATACAAGCATtgaatcttggccattcttaattTCACTCCAGTTAGCTAGGTGGTCTGTGGTGCTGGCCTAAGAAGTATAGAAGTTTTTAACAGGGGCAGATGTCTGACTAGTCAATAATCTCTCTCCTTTCTATAGTTGCTTTTTAATTAACACAGCAGATCGAATAATCAGAGTTTATGACGGCAGAGAGATTTTAACGTGTGGAAGGGATGGAGAGCCTGAGCCTATGCAGAAGCTGCAGGACTTGGTGAATAGGTAGGTATTGTTGCCAGGAGAGGACGTGACTGACCTTCCCTGGGCTCCGGTTCCAGTTTCTCTGGGGGATGTTCTTTGTCTTTTAGGACCCCATGGAAAAAATGTTGCTTCTCTGGGGATGGGGAGTATATAGTAGCGGGCTCTGCTCGGCAGCATGCCCTGTATATCTGGGAGAAGAGCATTGGCAACTTAGTGAAAATCTTGCACGGAACCAGAGGGGAACTCCTGCTGGACGTGGCTGTGAGTAGAGAGAGCAGTGTATTGCTTCGGTTGTGCACGCACTCTCGAATGACTTAAATCTGTGCTGATAGACAATTCTTCTCTCTCTTAAATTATGATTTAGTGGCATCCAGTTCGACCCATCATAGCTTCTATTTCTAGTGGAGTAGTGTCCATTTGGGCCCAAAATCAAGTAGTAAGTATTTTTCTGGTTGATTTTCTTTGAaactaaatatttgttttttatcaaaAATCCTTTATACAGAGTAAGCTAACTAcgactttatttattttcacttcacGTCAGAGGGACAGTCTTAGTTCTGAGCTGGTTTCCACCTTTGTTTCCATATGTACACACTTTCTGCAaccttttaacatttattttgcttttcttatttccAGCTCAGTTTATTGTATATTGATGAACACTTTTAAACTACCTTTGTGAAGTACActtaaaaaagattaaagatgGAGTTATTTAGGGAGAAAATGCAGTTAATAACTTGAAATGTTTATATAGAAAATACATCATGATGGCAAACACTTAGATACCTGAGATTTTATTCTCTTAACCCCAAGTTTAATCTTAGAATCTGTTTCATGTTGAATATAAGTTGATATTGTTACTGATTTTTCATGTGGTGACTTATCTGTTTTGTCTTAGGAAAATTGGAGTGCATTTGCCCCAGATTTCAAAGAGTTGGATGAAAATGTAGAATATGAGGAAAGAGAATCAGAGTTTGATATT contains:
- the Rbbp5 gene encoding retinoblastoma-binding protein 5 isoform X4; the encoded protein is MNLELLESFGQNYPEEADGTLDCISMALTCTFNRWGTLLAVGCNDGRIVIWDFLTRGIAKIISAHIHPVCSLCWSRDGHKLVSASTDNIVSQWDVLSGDCDQRFRFPSPILKVQYHPRDQNKVLVCPMKSAPVMLTLSDSKHVVLPVDDDSDLNVVASFDRRGEYIYTGNAKGKILVLKTDSQDLVASFRVTTGTSNTTAIKSIEFARKGSCFLINTADRIIRVYDGREILTCGRDGEPEPMQKLQDLVNRTPWKKCCFSGDGEYIVAGSARQHALYIWEKSIGNLVKILHGTRGELLLDVAWHPVRPIIASISSGVVSIWAQNQVENWSAFAPDFKELDENVEYEERESEFDIEDEDKSEPEQTGADAAEDEEVDVTSVDPIAAFCSSDEELEDSKALLYLPIAPEVEDPEENPYGPPPDAVPTSLMDEGASSEKKRQSSADGSQPPKKKPKTTNIELQGVPNDEVHPLLGVKGDGKSKKKQAGRPKGSKGGAISELL
- the Rbbp5 gene encoding retinoblastoma-binding protein 5 isoform X1; the encoded protein is MNLELLESFGQNYPEEADGTLDCISMALTCTFNRWGTLLAVGCNDGRIVIWDFLTRGIAKIISAHIHPVCSLCWSRDGHKLVSASTDNIVSQWDVLSGDCDQRFRFPSPILKVQYHPRDQNKVLVCPMKSAPVMLTLSDSKHVVLPVDDDSDLNVVASFDRRGEYIYTGNAKGKILVLKTDSQDLVASFRVTTGTSNTTAIKSIEFARKGSCFLINTADRIIRVYDGREILTCGRDGEPEPMQKLQDLVNRTPWKKCCFSGDGEYIVAGSARQHALYIWEKSIGNLVKILHGTRGELLLDVAWHPVRPIIASISSGVVSIWAQNQVENWSAFAPDFKELDENVEYEERESEFDIEDEDKSEPEQTGADAAEDEEVDVTSVDPIAAFCSSDEELEDSKALLYLPIAPEVEDPEENPYGPPPDAVPTSLMDEGASSEKKRQSSADGSQPPKKKPKTTNIELQGVPNDEVHPLLGVKGDGKSKKKQAGRPKGSKGKEKDSPFKPKLYKGDRGLPLEGSTKGKVQAELSQPLAAGGAISELL
- the Rbbp5 gene encoding retinoblastoma-binding protein 5 isoform X3, with translation MNLELLESFGQNYPEEADGTLDCISMALTCTFNRWGTLLAVGCNDGRIVIWDFLTRGIAKIISAHIHPVCSLCWSRDGHKLVSASTDNIVSQWDVLSGDCDQRFRFPSPILKVQYHPRDQNKVLVCPMKSAPVMLTLSDSKHVVLPVDDDSDLNVVASFDRRGEYIYTGNAKGKILVLKTDSQDLVASFRVTTGTSNTTAIKSIEFARKGSCFLINTADRIIRVYDGREILTCGRDGEPEPMQKLQDLVNRTPWKKCCFSGDGEYIVAGSARQHALYIWEKSIGNLVKILHGTRGELLLDVAWHPVRPIIASISSGVVSIWAQNQVENWSAFAPDFKELDENVEYEERESEFDIEDEDKSEPEQTGADAAEDEEVDVTSVDPIAAFCSSDEELEDSKALLYLPIAPEVEDPEENPYGPPPDAVPTSLMDEGASSEKKRQSSADGSQPPKKKPKTTNIELQGVPNDEVHPLLGVKGDGKSKKKQAGRPKGSKAGGAISELL
- the Rbbp5 gene encoding retinoblastoma-binding protein 5 isoform X2; this translates as MNLELLESFGQNYPEEADGTLDCISMALTCTFNRWGTLLAVGCNDGRIVIWDFLTRGIAKIISAHIHPVCSLCWSRDGHKLVSASTDNIVSQWDVLSGDCDQRFRFPSPILKVQYHPRDQNKVLVCPMKSAPVMLTLSDSKHVVLPVDDDSDLNVVASFDRRGEYIYTGNAKGKILVLKTDSQDLVASFRVTTGTSNTTAIKSIEFARKGSCFLINTADRIIRVYDGREILTCGRDGEPEPMQKLQDLVNRTPWKKCCFSGDGEYIVAGSARQHALYIWEKSIGNLVKILHGTRGELLLDVAWHPVRPIIASISSGVVSIWAQNQVENWSAFAPDFKELDENVEYEERESEFDIEDEDKSEPEQTGADAAEDEEVDVTSVDPIAAFCSSDEELEDSKALLYLPIAPEVEDPEENPYGPPPDAVPTSLMDEGASSEKKRQSSADGSQPPKKKPKTTNIELQGVPNDEVHPLLGVKGDGKSKKKQAGRPKGSKGKEKDSPFKPKLYKGDRGLPLEGSTKGKVQAELSQPLAGGAISELL